Proteins from a single region of Apium graveolens cultivar Ventura chromosome 7, ASM990537v1, whole genome shotgun sequence:
- the LOC141671278 gene encoding protein WHAT'S THIS FACTOR 1 homolog, chloroplastic — MKIPLTHLSKPSNLSHQTRSIFDSTSSIKWVRDRALDHAVEKERNLKPLINLKNFILQEPSKTSPISLIHQHKHALQLPFRPIEFIRKYPSVFDEYVNGINPQFRLTEEVVALSEEEGNVFRNGLYKKDEAERLLRLLMVGKICKIPLRIVDCLKWDLGLPNDYVDSVVPEFPDYFCVREVSGVVFLELVCWSDDLAVSVMEKKARSGREGYSKGMPVAFDLKYSRGFEVDKKFKKWVEDWQKMPYFSPYESRMSFEGKGEELDKWAVGVLHEVLSLFVPKKTEKDNILLLGDYLGVRSRFKKALLQHPGIFYISSKLRTHTVVLRDAYKRDLLIGKNNPVMDLRSKYIHLMTTVKEEKKTKSSQVGNTRRKKNSEVSKEGEEGESKDDENEEEDENSNRASESEFEDESDDDDYEDESESDDDVDEHESTMSRGRAPGKSNFEEKIKPLRTEQKQFDRRHPSKTVDRQSATRFRGKENPGRFERDESNRRHHNKTLDGQSPSYARGRGSPMRNERNESTRTYPGKTLDRQSQAFSGRREGNFRNERDESRRSYPDKAQDKQSSTFYGRRESPRRNERNNDAKRHLSGTQDRQSHQRFRGEEASMTDKPNQIDRRYPNKARDEQSPRYSRGEELPEHQNVRRRPHGRSDVSRTRMSKQETY; from the coding sequence ATGAAAATCCCACTAACCCATCTCTCCAAACCCTCAAATCTCTCCCACCAAACCCGTTCAATCTTCGATTCAACCTCTTCCATCAAATGGGTTCGTGACAGAGCCTTAGATCATGCTGTAGAAAAAGAAAGAAACCTTAAACCCTTAATAAACCTCAAGAACTTCATTCTTCAAGAACCCTCTAAAACCTCTCCAATCTCTCTCATTCATCAACACAAACATGCCCTTCAACTCCCTTTTCGCCCCATTGAGTTTATTCGCAAGTACCCTTCTGTTTTCGACGAGTATGTCAACGGGATAAACCCGCAATTTAGGCTTACTGAAGAAGTGGTTGCGTTGAGTGAGGAAGAGGGGAATGTGTTTAGGAATGGATTGTATAAGAAAGATGAGGCTGAGAGGCTTTTGAGGTTGTTGATGGTGGGGAAGATTTGTAAAATTCCGTTGCGTATTGTTGATTGTTTGAAATGGGATTTGGGTTTGCCTAATGATTATGTTGATAGTGTTGTTCCCGAGTTTCCGGATTATTTTTGTGTTAGGGAAGTTAGTGGGGTAGTGTTTCTTGAATTGGTTTGTTGGAGTGATGATTTGGCTGTTTCGGTGATGGAGAAAAAGGCGAGGAGTGGACGGGAGGGGTATAGTAAGGGAATGCCGGTTGCGTTTGATTTGAAGTATTCGAGAGGGTTTGAGGTTGATAAGAAGTTTAAGAAGTGGGTTGAGGATTGGCAGAAGATGCCGTATTTTTCTCCGTATGAGAGTAGGATGAGTTTTGAGGGTAAAGGGGAGGAATTGGATAAGTGGGCGGTCGGGGTTTTGCATGAGGTGCTTAGTTTGTTTGTTCCGAAGAAGACTGAGAAGGATAATATTCTTTTGCTTGGGGATTATTTGGGGGTTAGGTCGAGGTTTAAGAAGGCTTTGCTTCAACATCCGGGGATTTTTTATATTTCGAGTAAGCTTCGTACTCATACGGTTGTTTTGAGGGATGCTTATAAGAGGGATTTGTTGATTGGGAAGAATAATCCGGTGATGGATTTGAGGTCTAAGTATATTCACCTTATGACTACGGTGAAGGAGGAGAAAAAAACAAAGAGTTCTCAGGTTGGTAATACTCGAAGGAAGAAGAATAGTGAAGTTTCGAAAGAAGGGGAGGAAGGGGAGTCGAAGGATGACGAAAATGAGGAAGAAGATGAAAATTCGAATCGTGCGTCAGAATCTGAGTTTGAGGATGAGTCTGATGACGATGACTATGAGGATGAGTCTGAGtctgatgatgatgttgatgaacatgaGAGTACAATGAGCAGAGGAAGAGCACCGGGAAAATCTAATTTCGAAGAAAAGATTAAACCTTTGAGGACTGAGCAGAAACAATTTGATCGAAGACACCCTAGTAAAACTGTAGACAGGCAGTCAGCTACACGTTTCAGAGGAAAGGAAAACCCGGGAAGATTTGAGAGAGATGAATCAAATAGAAGGCACCACAATAAAACTCTTGATGGCCAATCGCCATCGTATGCAAGAGGAAGAGGGAGCCCCATGAGAAATGAGAGAAACGAATCAACTAGAACATACCCTGGCAAAACTCTGGACAGACAGTCACAGGCATTTTCCGGAAGAAGAGAAGGAAATTTCAGAAATGAGAGAGATGAATCAAGAAGAAGCTACCCCGATAAAGCTCAGGACAAACAGTCTTCAACATTTTATGGAAGAAGAGAAAGCCCTCGGAGAAATGAGCGAAATAATGATGCTAAAAGACATCTGAGTGGAACTCAGGACAGACAATCACATCAACGTTTTAGAGGTGAAGAAGCCTCTATGACAGATAAGCCAAACCAAATTGATAGACGATACCCTAATAAAGCTCGTGACGAGCAGTCACCTAGGTACTCCAGAGGTGAAGAACTGCCTGAACACCAAAATGTTCGTAGGAGACCACATGGAAGGTCTGATGTCTCTAGAACCAGAATGAGTAAACAGGAGACCTACTAA